The window GGGGCTTTAGTGACGAGTTCAAGCGCGAGGCAGTTCGTCTGGCGTACGAGAGCGGCCGCCGATTGAGCGATGTAGCCCGGGAGCTGGATGTGCGTCCGGATCTGATCCGGCGGTGGCGCAAGAAGCTGAGCGGGGGTCAGGAGGGGCGTGCGCCGACGACAGAAGAGCAGGAG is drawn from bacterium and contains these coding sequences:
- a CDS encoding transposase, translated to MGKTRRGFSDEFKREAVRLAYESGRRLSDVARELDVRPDLIRRWRKKLSGGQEGRAPTTEEQE